DNA sequence from the Parasphaerochaeta coccoides DSM 17374 genome:
ATGATTTGCTTGCCAAGCGGTATTCCAGCTTTGATTCCGGTTCAGGCGCTGACTTTGAGAAAGGAAAATTGACTCTCGAACAACTTGCGGGAATAGGAAAAACCGCGCCGCAGACAAAGACAAGCGGCAAGCAGGAGTACATCCAGTCCTTGGTCAACCAATATCTGTTCGGCTAAAGAGAGGATCTCTTTCTGGCCAGGGGCGGGTGAAATCCTCCCATGGGGACAGGACTGTTTCCCGTCCCCATGCCAGTGCTTCCATCGCATCGAGGATACAGCGGCGGGCAGGAGGCGCCGTGGACGGGGCTCCGGGACCTGTGGTGTCGTATTCACAAAAACGTGATTCTTCGGGATACCAGCGTCTTTCACGTCCTTGGGGAGTTCTGCTGTGCATGCTTGTCCAGCCTTCCGGATGGATGTGGTCATCCATCAAGCAGGAGATGAAGCATGCGCTGGGGTTGACTTCCGTATCTCCGGAGGGATGCCATGGCCTGCCCAGCCAGTATGAGCCGGGAGTGACTGCGGACGTTTCCTTCTCAAGGGTACAGCGGAGGAACAGGAAACCATGGGGCATGTCCGCCTTGGTGGATGGTGCGCAGATGAAACCTTGTTCGGTGGCATCCCTCTGGCGGCAGATGATGAGGCAATCCTCCATGACGGCACGGGAGCTGCCGAAGATGAAGTCCACATGACCGCTGATCGTGCAATCTTTCAACCATACCCGTCCCGCATCAAGAAAGAGCGTATCCTGATAGCCGATGAACGCGCAGCTGGTGAAGACCGTGACATCCGCGTTTCCCGCGACACGGACGGACACCGCCTGTAGTCCGCTTGCCGAACTGCTGTCCGGAGCCTTTCGGGATTCTCCGGGATAATCAAAGTCATTCATGAATGTCAGCCCATGCGCTGAAAAGTGGGATCCAGTCAGGGTGACTGTTGCGCTTCCTGATGTGCTGAGCTTGCGTCCTGAACCGTCAAGCGTCCGGTGGGCATCGTCCCAGACAATGATGGTGGAAGAAGCGTCCGTCCCGATGAAACTGACATTGTCCCTGTTAACGGACAGCTTCTCCCGATATATGCCGGGGTGGATCAGTACCTTGGAAAAACCTGTCTCCAGGGCGGCTGTGATGCTGGTGAAGCATGGTCGTGTGGAATCCTCCGGAACCGGTAATCCCGCTGGAGCGACTGATGCATCGTGTGCATCGTGGATATCTTTCAGGATAGGGAAGTCATGCATGCTTGCCATGAGGATACGGAGAAGAGGCAGGCAGCGTCAAGGTTCCCGCATCAGGAATGACCATATGGACATATGAGCAAATGAACACATTATGAATGGTTCTCTCATGGAAAATTCGCATATGGCCGGTAATCTGCCTCCTGAATGGAGGAAACCCATGAAAAAGAAAGTATTGTTGTTTCTTGCAGCGATGGTCTTTGCCGCAGCCAGTTTGCAGGCCGTGACCATATACCCGCTGGACAAGGCAGAGATTCTTGCCGGTGCGCGTTTTGACTTCAAAGTTGAATTTGATGAAATCCAGAAGAACGTGGATGTCGATGTGACCATCAATGGCAAAAATTACTCATCTACAATCGGCAGGCGTTCTGCCCTCGTCACAGAAAAAGATGAAGCAGGCATGTCCGCTTCCGCGCTGATTGTCCGTGATGTTACGCTTCCTGCGGGGAAATATGTGGTCAGCGCCGCTGTCAACGGGAAGATTGCCAAGAGCGTCACGTGGACTGTCAATGAGCAGGCTGAACAAGCTGTCGCCCGCAACGTCATCGTCCTGGTCGCCGACGGACTGTCCATTGGCCACCGCACCGCCGCCCGTCTGTTGTCCAGGGGCAATGTGGAGGGAACATCCCAAGGCTTGCTCAACATGGACAAGATGGATCGTCTTGGCACAATGGGAACCAGCTCCGTTGATGCCATCACCGTGGACAGCGCCAACTCGATGAGCGCCTACATGACCGGACACAAGTCCAGCATCAACGCTTTGGGCGTCTATGCCGACCGCACCTCCGATCCTTTCGATGATCCGAAACAAGAGAACCTTGCTGAAATCATCCGTCGCACGACGAAGAAATCCATCGGCATCGTGTCTGACGCCGAACTCCAGGATGCCACACCCGCCGCTGTGGTCGGCCACACCCGCCGCCGCGCCGAGAAGTCCGCTCTGATGAGTTCCTTCCTCGATGTCATGCCTGAAGTCATTCTTGGTGGAGGCAGCGCCTACTTCATCCCGAAATCAGTCCAGGGTTCCAAGCGTACTGATGAAATCAACTACGTCTCCGAATTCCAAAAAGCTGGCTACCAGTTCATCACGAGCAACACAGAGCTGTCCAAGCTTCGTGGCATCGCGGCTCCTGACAGGCTCCTTGGACTTTTTGCTACCGGCAACATGGACGGACACCTCGACCGTACCCTTACCAAAGGCAAGGGATGGTCAGCACAGTTCACCGACCAGCCTGACC
Encoded proteins:
- a CDS encoding pectinesterase family protein; this encodes MHDFPILKDIHDAHDASVAPAGLPVPEDSTRPCFTSITAALETGFSKVLIHPGIYREKLSVNRDNVSFIGTDASSTIIVWDDAHRTLDGSGRKLSTSGSATVTLTGSHFSAHGLTFMNDFDYPGESRKAPDSSSASGLQAVSVRVAGNADVTVFTSCAFIGYQDTLFLDAGRVWLKDCTISGHVDFIFGSSRAVMEDCLIICRQRDATEQGFICAPSTKADMPHGFLFLRCTLEKETSAVTPGSYWLGRPWHPSGDTEVNPSACFISCLMDDHIHPEGWTSMHSRTPQGRERRWYPEESRFCEYDTTGPGAPSTAPPARRCILDAMEALAWGRETVLSPWEDFTRPWPERDPLFSRTDIG
- a CDS encoding alkaline phosphatase is translated as MKKKVLLFLAAMVFAAASLQAVTIYPLDKAEILAGARFDFKVEFDEIQKNVDVDVTINGKNYSSTIGRRSALVTEKDEAGMSASALIVRDVTLPAGKYVVSAAVNGKIAKSVTWTVNEQAEQAVARNVIVLVADGLSIGHRTAARLLSRGNVEGTSQGLLNMDKMDRLGTMGTSSVDAITVDSANSMSAYMTGHKSSINALGVYADRTSDPFDDPKQENLAEIIRRTTKKSIGIVSDAELQDATPAAVVGHTRRRAEKSALMSSFLDVMPEVILGGGSAYFIPKSVQGSKRTDEINYVSEFQKAGYQFITSNTELSKLRGIAAPDRLLGLFATGNMDGHLDRTLTKGKGWSAQFTDQPDLTTMTQVALDVLSKNKEGFMLVVEAALVDKYTHPMDWERAVYDTIMFDKVIGIAQDFQKENPDTLIVVTGDHTHSISVYGTVNDDRPGDRLRDKVGTYANAGFPNYVDADGDGYPDTPDVSIRLAVGFGNHPDYYETFKPHLDGVFAPAIANEKGDYVANAQYKDKGIFMEGNLDYTESQEVHSVDDQLLSMSGPGSEQVKAYQENTAVFHYIAQALGLQP